One Streptococcus sp. S1 DNA window includes the following coding sequences:
- the miaA gene encoding tRNA (adenosine(37)-N6)-dimethylallyltransferase MiaA has translation MKTKIIVIVGPTAVGKTALAIDLAQALNGEIISGDSQQVYRKLDIGTAKATPKEQAAAPHHLIDVREVTESYSAFDFVREAKTAIEDITARGKLPIIAGGTGLYIQSLLEGYHLGGEVPHEEILAYRAQLDLLSEEDLYQRVAEQGLVIPQLNRRRAMRALEIAHFGQDLANEETDYEPYLICLDDERSLIYDRINRRVDRMLEEGLLDEARWLYDDHPEVQAAKGIGYKELFPYFKGEQSLEEASEILKRNTRRFAKRQLTWFRNRMEVTFYAISAPHFKEQVLADVKEFL, from the coding sequence TCTCAATGGTGAGATTATCAGTGGCGATAGTCAGCAAGTCTATCGCAAGCTGGATATTGGAACAGCCAAGGCGACACCAAAAGAGCAAGCTGCAGCTCCCCATCATTTAATCGATGTACGGGAGGTGACCGAGTCTTACTCGGCTTTTGATTTTGTAAGAGAAGCCAAGACTGCCATTGAAGATATCACAGCTCGAGGAAAGCTTCCTATCATTGCAGGTGGGACGGGTCTTTACATCCAAAGTTTGCTCGAAGGTTATCATTTAGGTGGTGAAGTTCCTCATGAAGAGATTCTGGCCTATCGCGCTCAATTGGACTTGTTGTCGGAGGAAGACTTGTACCAAAGAGTGGCGGAGCAAGGACTTGTGATTCCTCAGCTCAATCGCCGTCGGGCCATGCGGGCTCTTGAAATTGCGCATTTTGGGCAGGACCTCGCAAACGAAGAGACCGATTATGAACCCTATCTCATCTGTCTAGATGATGAACGGTCCTTGATCTATGATCGCATCAATCGCCGAGTAGATCGCATGCTAGAGGAAGGCTTGCTGGATGAAGCCCGTTGGCTCTATGATGACCATCCGGAGGTTCAGGCAGCTAAAGGCATTGGGTACAAGGAACTCTTTCCTTACTTTAAGGGAGAGCAGAGCCTTGAGGAAGCCAGTGAGATCCTCAAGCGCAATACGCGGCGGTTTGCCAAACGGCAGTTGACTTGGTTTCGAAATCGAATGGAAGTGACCTTTTACGCCATTTCTGCACCTCACTTCAAGGAGCAGGTTCTTGCAGATGTAAAGGAGTTTTTGTAA
- the hflX gene encoding GTPase HflX has product MIETEKKQERILLIGVELQGMDNFDMSMEELASLAKTAGGDVRGSYTQKREKYDTKTFVGSGKLEEIAQMVEADEITTVVVNNRLTPRQNVNLEEILGVKVIDRMQLILDIFAMRARSHEGKLQVHLAQLKYLLPRLVGQGIMLSRQAGGIGSRGPGESQLELNRRSVRNQITDIERQLKAVEKNRETLREKRLESPVFKIGLIGYTNAGKSTIMNQLTSKSQYEADELFATLDATTKSIHLTGNLQVTLTDTVGFIQDLPTELVSSFKSTLEESKNVDLLVHVIDASDPNHEEHEKTVLSIMKDLDMLEIPRLTLYNKADKVADFTPTQTPFSLISARSETAREDLQALLLEKLRELFVPFTIRVPFSKSYRTHDLETVAIIDQREFEEDIEVIQGYIAEKNKWKLEEFYDGLR; this is encoded by the coding sequence ATGATTGAAACAGAAAAGAAACAAGAACGCATCCTTTTGATTGGTGTGGAACTTCAAGGCATGGACAATTTTGACATGTCTATGGAGGAGTTGGCGAGCCTGGCTAAAACAGCTGGTGGAGATGTCCGGGGTTCCTATACACAAAAGCGGGAAAAATACGATACCAAGACCTTTGTCGGCTCAGGAAAACTAGAAGAAATCGCGCAAATGGTCGAAGCAGATGAGATTACGACCGTAGTGGTCAATAATCGCCTGACCCCCCGTCAAAATGTCAACTTAGAAGAAATCCTTGGGGTCAAGGTCATTGACCGGATGCAGTTGATTTTAGATATCTTTGCCATGCGGGCTAGGAGTCATGAAGGGAAGTTGCAGGTGCACTTGGCCCAGCTCAAATACCTTTTGCCACGCCTTGTCGGTCAAGGGATCATGCTTAGCCGTCAGGCTGGGGGAATTGGTTCTCGTGGTCCAGGGGAAAGTCAGCTGGAGTTGAACCGCCGGAGCGTTCGCAATCAAATCACCGATATCGAGCGCCAGCTCAAGGCAGTTGAAAAGAACCGGGAAACCCTTCGTGAAAAACGCTTGGAATCACCTGTCTTCAAGATTGGTTTGATCGGCTATACCAATGCAGGAAAGTCGACCATTATGAATCAGCTGACCAGTAAGAGCCAGTATGAAGCCGATGAACTCTTTGCGACCTTGGACGCCACAACCAAGAGCATCCATCTAACAGGCAATCTGCAAGTGACGCTGACCGATACGGTTGGCTTTATCCAAGATCTACCAACAGAGCTGGTATCGAGCTTTAAGTCGACCTTGGAAGAAAGTAAGAATGTGGACCTCCTGGTCCATGTCATCGATGCGTCTGATCCCAATCATGAAGAGCATGAAAAGACGGTGCTTTCGATCATGAAGGACCTAGATATGCTGGAGATCCCTCGCTTGACGCTTTACAACAAAGCAGATAAAGTAGCAGACTTTACACCAACCCAGACACCTTTTAGCTTGATTTCAGCACGCTCTGAGACAGCCCGTGAAGATCTCCAGGCTTTGCTACTAGAAAAACTGAGAGAACTCTTTGTTCCCTTTACCATTCGCGTTCCTTTTTCAAAATCTTATCGGACACATGATCTAGAAACAGTAGCGATCATTGACCAGCGCGAATTTGAAGAAGACATCGAGGTCATTCAAGGCTATATCGCAGAGAAAAATAAGTGGAAGTTGGAAGAATTTTATGACGGATTACGTTGA
- a CDS encoding cystathionine beta-lyase, with protein MTDYVDLAIKYGGYTSLDRVYLTNLLSTIPEELRLRVITPPPSVINAYFAELYQKKSPKEAMDYFLDLSRAFDLFTVQQTFDERNPFIRLNLSGKSYGLAYVNEELACVFAEHPAEDITSSILFEIAEIFPHCFVFEKDGKICLQEAGPEVVTKTEALSALTDLMSLEDGRLKLSGYNQEELLELAQAYPGNLSFRSENRTAMIYIDRK; from the coding sequence ATGACGGATTACGTTGATTTAGCAATAAAATATGGAGGCTATACCAGCCTCGATCGGGTCTATCTGACCAATCTTTTAAGCACGATCCCTGAGGAATTGCGTCTCCGTGTGATTACGCCTCCCCCAAGTGTGATCAACGCCTATTTTGCTGAGCTCTATCAAAAGAAGAGCCCCAAGGAGGCCATGGATTATTTCTTGGACTTGAGTCGGGCATTTGACTTATTCACAGTTCAGCAAACCTTTGATGAACGAAATCCCTTTATCCGCCTCAACTTATCAGGTAAGTCTTATGGCTTGGCTTACGTAAATGAAGAGCTAGCCTGTGTCTTTGCTGAACATCCAGCAGAGGATATCACCTCTTCGATTTTATTCGAAATTGCAGAGATCTTTCCTCATTGTTTTGTCTTTGAAAAAGATGGCAAGATCTGTCTGCAAGAGGCCGGCCCAGAAGTGGTCACTAAAACAGAAGCCCTCTCCGCCCTGACTGACTTGATGAGCTTGGAAGATGGACGCTTGAAACTGTCAGGATATAACCAAGAGGAGCTCCTTGAGCTAGCGCAAGCCTACCCAGGCAACCTTTCTTTCCGTTCAGAGAACCGGACGGCCATGATTTATATAGATAGAAAGTAG
- the rnz gene encoding ribonuclease Z gives MDIQFLGTGAGQPSKARNVSSLALKLLDEINEVWLFDCGEATQNQILETTIRPRKVSKIFITHLHGDHIFGLPGFLSSRAFQANEEQTDLDIYGPVGIKSFVMTSLRVSGSRLPYRIHFHEFDEHSLGKILETDKFTVYAEALDHTIFCVGYRIMQKDLEGTLDADKLKTAGVPFGPLFGQVKNGQDVTLEDGTKIIAADYISAPRPGKIITILGDTRKTDASVRLGVNADVLVHESTYGKGDEKIAKKHGHSTNMQAAEVAREAGAKRLLLNHISARFLSKDISQLRKDASSIFENVYVVKDLEEVEI, from the coding sequence ATGGACATTCAATTTTTAGGAACGGGAGCTGGGCAACCCTCAAAAGCCCGAAATGTATCGAGCTTGGCGCTCAAATTGCTAGATGAGATCAATGAAGTCTGGCTCTTTGATTGTGGTGAAGCGACACAGAATCAAATTTTAGAAACGACCATTCGTCCACGAAAGGTTAGCAAGATCTTTATCACTCACTTACACGGAGACCATATTTTTGGTTTGCCAGGTTTCCTCTCTAGCCGGGCCTTCCAGGCCAATGAAGAGCAGACGGATCTGGATATCTATGGACCAGTAGGGATCAAATCCTTTGTGATGACTAGTCTTCGCGTATCAGGCTCTCGCCTGCCTTATCGCATCCATTTTCATGAATTCGATGAACATTCTCTAGGTAAGATTTTAGAAACCGATAAATTCACGGTTTATGCGGAAGCTTTGGACCACACCATTTTCTGTGTGGGTTACCGGATCATGCAGAAGGACCTCGAAGGAACACTGGATGCGGACAAGCTGAAGACAGCAGGGGTTCCTTTTGGTCCGCTCTTTGGTCAGGTCAAAAATGGACAAGATGTCACCCTGGAAGATGGGACTAAGATCATTGCAGCGGATTATATTTCAGCCCCTCGGCCTGGTAAGATTATCACGATCCTCGGAGATACCAGAAAGACTGATGCTAGCGTCCGCCTTGGAGTCAATGCGGATGTCCTCGTCCATGAGTCTACCTATGGCAAGGGCGATGAGAAGATTGCTAAGAAACACGGCCACTCGACCAATATGCAGGCGGCAGAAGTGGCGCGTGAAGCTGGAGCCAAGCGCCTTCTTTTGAACCACATCAGTGCTCGCTTCTTATCAAAAGACATCAGCCAATTGCGCAAGGATGCATCCAGCATTTTTGAAAATGTCTATGTCGTCAAAGATTTGGAAGAAGTGGAGATCTAA
- a CDS encoding SDR family NAD(P)-dependent oxidoreductase, with protein sequence MRTILITGASGGLAQEMVKLLPEDRLILLGRNQEKLEQLYASHPQAECIGIDITDSSAVQDLVEELYQRYGQIDILVNNAGYGIFEAFDRISDQQVQEMFEVNTFALMQFSRLMGAHMKAAGKGHIVNIVSMAGLVATAKSSLYSATKFAAIGFSNALRLELMPFGVHVTTVNPGPIRTTFFDQADPDGSYVKAVDRYILEPDFVAKKIVKSFGKPKRELNLPWLLNLTHKLYTLFPRISDKLASKMFNFK encoded by the coding sequence ATGCGAACCATTCTCATAACAGGAGCAAGTGGAGGCTTGGCCCAAGAAATGGTCAAGCTCCTCCCTGAAGATCGCCTGATTCTCCTAGGTAGAAATCAAGAAAAACTGGAACAACTCTATGCCAGTCATCCTCAAGCTGAATGCATCGGGATTGATATCACTGATTCCTCAGCCGTCCAAGATTTGGTAGAAGAGCTCTATCAGCGCTACGGGCAGATTGATATCTTGGTCAACAACGCAGGCTATGGGATTTTTGAGGCCTTTGATCGCATTTCTGACCAGCAGGTGCAGGAAATGTTTGAGGTCAATACCTTTGCCCTCATGCAGTTTTCACGCTTGATGGGTGCGCACATGAAGGCAGCAGGAAAGGGGCACATCGTCAACATCGTCAGCATGGCGGGTCTCGTCGCAACTGCCAAATCCAGCCTTTATTCGGCCACCAAGTTTGCGGCCATTGGTTTCTCCAATGCCCTGCGCTTGGAACTCATGCCCTTTGGTGTCCATGTGACGACGGTCAATCCAGGCCCCATTCGGACCACTTTCTTTGATCAGGCAGACCCAGACGGAAGCTATGTCAAGGCTGTGGATCGCTACATTTTGGAACCAGACTTTGTGGCTAAGAAGATCGTGAAAAGCTTTGGAAAACCAAAACGTGAGCTCAATCTGCCTTGGCTCTTGAACCTGACCCACAAGCTCTATACCCTTTTCCCACGCATCTCGGACAAGCTAGCCAGCAAGATGTTTAACTTCAAATAG
- a CDS encoding methyltransferase domain-containing protein, producing MAANIQAYLENLQQPWGQIYYDILFAQLQDIKGKRVLDFGSGFGLVANHLAQDNEVLAVEPNEEMVALRAQDHPYQQFVGSLDQLASLEDASFDVILCHNVLEYVEDRKVILKEFTRLLKPGGLLSIVKHNEVGRVLQTVVFENDPQKALDLLAGQNLETHFMGLAQAYDLDRAVEDLALEVQDYQGIRVFYALQDNRFKGQEGWRESMLEMELAVCQESPYRDIAFFQHYRLKRS from the coding sequence ATGGCCGCAAATATTCAAGCCTATTTAGAAAACCTCCAGCAACCCTGGGGACAGATCTATTATGATATCCTTTTTGCTCAATTACAGGACATCAAGGGGAAGCGGGTGCTTGATTTCGGGAGTGGTTTTGGCCTTGTAGCCAACCACCTGGCACAAGACAATGAGGTCCTTGCTGTGGAACCTAATGAGGAAATGGTGGCTTTGCGGGCCCAGGACCATCCCTACCAGCAATTCGTCGGAAGTCTGGACCAGTTAGCAAGTCTTGAAGATGCTAGCTTTGATGTCATTCTCTGCCACAATGTCTTGGAGTATGTAGAGGATCGCAAGGTGATTCTAAAGGAATTCACTCGTCTCTTGAAACCAGGAGGCCTGCTCTCTATCGTCAAGCACAATGAGGTTGGCCGCGTTCTGCAGACCGTCGTTTTTGAAAATGATCCTCAGAAGGCGCTTGATCTCTTAGCAGGTCAGAACTTGGAAACTCACTTCATGGGCTTGGCTCAGGCCTATGATCTAGATAGAGCAGTAGAAGATCTAGCCCTCGAAGTTCAGGACTACCAAGGGATCCGAGTCTTTTATGCATTGCAGGACAACCGCTTCAAGGGCCAAGAAGGCTGGCGAGAGTCTATGCTTGAGATGGAGCTAGCTGTTTGCCAAGAGTCCCCTTACCGGGATATCGCCTTCTTCCAGCACTATAGGTTAAAAAGGAGTTAA
- a CDS encoding GNAT family N-acetyltransferase, with product MLDYKKEIPAMTDLLALYGSVGWTNYTNNPSMLEQAVKASLWQLAVYDEKELVAYIRLVGDGHSVIFVQDLLVRPDHQRQGIGRKLLEEALGTFPNVYQRLLATERSEKNLAFYQSLGFVELSEQACTGMIYIK from the coding sequence ATGTTAGATTATAAAAAAGAAATTCCAGCGATGACAGACCTACTCGCACTCTACGGCTCGGTTGGTTGGACCAATTATACCAACAACCCATCTATGCTGGAACAAGCTGTCAAAGCTAGTCTCTGGCAGTTGGCCGTCTATGATGAGAAAGAGCTCGTCGCCTACATTCGCTTGGTAGGTGATGGCCACTCGGTTATTTTTGTGCAGGACCTTTTGGTAAGACCAGATCATCAGCGTCAAGGTATCGGAAGGAAACTCTTAGAAGAGGCTTTAGGGACCTTTCCAAATGTCTATCAACGGCTCCTTGCCACTGAACGTAGCGAAAAAAATCTAGCCTTTTACCAGTCTCTCGGCTTTGTCGAACTTTCCGAGCAAGCCTGTACAGGGATGATTTATATAAAATAG
- a CDS encoding Cna B-type domain-containing protein has translation MKSLYKKIVAFVAIIGVVALGLSVIKPVSATTVSPTVSNLKAQASGQKVTFSFDWDLTGKSVKEGDTFTIDAPEGVNITEIATQSLQANGAEVATITMTNKKITFTFKKAIESMNQNVKGGFSYQVVWDSTPGNPGNKTATSKVGSESVVITRPDGPGVFESVLNKYNLTGDYVSKEFKLDVSENYAWMKVGDDYYLTKWFIRINGDGKKQALTNPVVSDKIQAPAVDYSKITFAPAANHAANEFFVGTYLKPSFTLRKGGQVIASGWDFWKHVKFDADGNGFTVNLSDVSDVFKTASSDELIVEYQTLIPKTTIRVDNNATLTADEITTPQTDPAFWNNTELKFWLTGDTTVTVQKEWVGDDEADRKDITVQLYADGKALDGLTQTLTKASGWKAAFTKLPGIKDGKKIEYSVVETNTPEGYTSKVEKIDDDNVIKVVNTSNKPTTTTTTTTTQEPTTTTTTTQEPTTTTTTTQEPTTTTTTTQEPTTTTTTTQEPTTTTTTTQEPKTTVTTTPETPDTTVSTEEPKTTVTTTDEPKTTEATTTPEEPENHNSSEEDTTTTTVEPKTTPENPNKPEHSGTTTTPSAPGSNGENNGGGHKTLLPNTGEVVASGLVFSGILVLAGAVGIKRKLTDN, from the coding sequence TTGAAATCTCTTTATAAAAAGATAGTTGCATTTGTAGCTATCATCGGTGTGGTAGCCTTAGGGTTGTCTGTGATTAAACCCGTAAGCGCCACTACTGTTTCACCAACTGTCTCCAACTTAAAGGCCCAAGCAAGTGGACAAAAGGTTACCTTTTCATTTGACTGGGATTTAACTGGTAAATCAGTTAAAGAAGGCGATACGTTTACTATTGATGCTCCAGAAGGTGTCAACATCACTGAAATTGCAACACAATCACTTCAAGCAAATGGCGCTGAAGTAGCGACCATTACGATGACAAACAAAAAGATTACTTTTACCTTTAAAAAAGCCATCGAATCCATGAACCAAAACGTTAAGGGTGGCTTCTCATACCAAGTAGTGTGGGACAGCACTCCAGGAAATCCTGGAAACAAAACTGCCACTTCTAAGGTTGGATCTGAATCCGTTGTCATCACTCGTCCTGATGGTCCTGGTGTATTTGAATCTGTCTTAAATAAATACAACCTTACAGGTGACTATGTATCTAAGGAATTCAAATTAGACGTATCTGAAAACTATGCATGGATGAAAGTTGGAGATGACTACTATCTGACAAAATGGTTCATCCGTATCAACGGAGATGGTAAGAAACAAGCCCTAACAAACCCTGTTGTATCAGATAAAATCCAAGCTCCAGCAGTCGATTACTCAAAAATCACTTTTGCTCCTGCTGCTAACCACGCTGCAAATGAATTCTTTGTGGGAACTTACTTGAAACCATCCTTCACTTTAAGAAAAGGTGGACAAGTGATTGCTTCAGGTTGGGACTTCTGGAAACATGTGAAATTCGATGCGGACGGCAATGGATTTACCGTGAATTTATCAGATGTCAGTGATGTCTTTAAAACAGCTTCTAGCGATGAATTGATCGTTGAATACCAAACATTAATTCCTAAGACAACCATTCGCGTTGACAACAATGCTACATTGACAGCTGATGAAATCACAACACCTCAAACTGACCCAGCATTCTGGAACAACACTGAATTGAAATTCTGGCTAACTGGTGACACAACTGTGACTGTTCAAAAAGAATGGGTTGGTGACGATGAAGCTGACCGTAAAGATATTACTGTTCAATTGTATGCGGACGGCAAAGCCTTGGATGGGTTAACACAAACCCTTACAAAAGCTTCTGGCTGGAAAGCAGCATTTACGAAATTGCCAGGTATCAAAGACGGTAAGAAGATTGAGTACTCAGTAGTGGAAACAAACACTCCAGAAGGTTACACTTCTAAAGTTGAGAAAATTGATGATGACAACGTGATTAAAGTGGTCAACACATCAAATAAACCAACTACAACTACCACAACTACTACGACTCAAGAGCCTACAACTACAACTACTACGACTCAAGAGCCTACAACCACAACTACTACGACTCAAGAGCCCACAACTACAACTACTACGACTCAAGAGCCTACAACCACAACTACTACGACTCAAGAGCCCACAACTACAACTACTACAACTCAAGAGCCTAAGACTACTGTAACTACTACGCCTGAGACTCCTGATACAACTGTTTCAACAGAAGAGCCTAAGACTACGGTAACAACTACCGATGAACCTAAGACTACCGAAGCGACTACAACACCAGAAGAACCAGAAAACCACAATAGTAGTGAAGAAGATACAACAACTACTACTGTAGAACCTAAGACTACACCCGAAAATCCAAATAAACCTGAACATTCTGGTACTACAACGACACCAAGTGCGCCAGGTTCCAATGGTGAAAACAATGGTGGAGGTCACAAAACACTTCTTCCTAATACAGGTGAAGTTGTTGCATCTGGACTTGTCTTCTCAGGAATTCTTGTCTTAGCAGGTGCTGTTGGAATCAAACGGAAATTGACTGATAACTAA
- the recJ gene encoding single-stranded-DNA-specific exonuclease RecJ, whose product MITSKYDWQLASPRADEAFLALAKKAGLEASVATLLYERGIQTKEDLEDFLEPKLEKLHDPYLLHDMDKAVERIRRAIEDYEQILVYGDYDADGMTSASIMKETLEQMGAEVQVYLPNRFTDGYGPNESVYKYFIEQQGISLIVTVDNGVAGNQAIAMAQAMGVDVIVTDHHSMPEVLPDAYAIIHPEHPDADYPFHYLAGCGVAFKLACALLEEVPVDLLDLVAIGTIADMVSLTDENRILVKYGLGVLQHTQRMGLQELLEIAGIRPEDVNEETVGFQIAPRLNALGRLDDPNPAIELLTGFDDEEAHEIALMIHQKNEERKEIVQAIYDEAKTMVDPSLSAQVLAKEGWNPGVLGIVAGRLLEELHQPVVVLSIEDGRAKGSARSPESVNIFEALDPHRSLFVAFGGHAGAAGMTLDVDQLPALSQALTDYIAEQEIDLSSKSNLAIDEELHLTELTLETLKSFDRLSPFGMDNKKPVFLVRNFKVEGARSMGAGNTHLKLKISQEDATFEVVGFGLGILEAEFAQAQDLELAVQLSVNQWNGQTTLQLMLVDARVDGVQLFNIRSKNASLPAGVPVLDFTKELPDLSGAPAVVVGNIPEDLEQLRQIFQEHDFQAVYFKNEIAKAYYLTGYGSRDQYAKLYKTIYQYPEFDVRYKLKDLAAYLKIQQILLVKMIQIFQELGFVTIENGIMKVNKEAEKREIAESSIYQILKQTVKEQELMALGTVREIYDYLTGQES is encoded by the coding sequence ATGATCACTTCAAAATACGATTGGCAGTTAGCTTCGCCAAGAGCAGATGAGGCCTTTTTAGCCCTTGCCAAAAAAGCAGGCCTAGAAGCATCCGTGGCAACCTTGCTGTATGAGCGTGGCATTCAGACCAAAGAGGATTTAGAAGACTTTTTAGAACCCAAGCTGGAGAAGCTACACGACCCTTATTTGCTCCATGATATGGACAAGGCAGTGGAGCGCATCCGACGGGCCATCGAAGATTATGAGCAGATCCTCGTCTACGGAGACTATGATGCGGATGGGATGACTTCGGCCTCCATTATGAAGGAAACCTTGGAGCAGATGGGGGCAGAGGTGCAAGTCTACCTACCCAACCGATTCACAGACGGCTACGGTCCCAATGAGAGCGTCTACAAATACTTTATCGAGCAGCAAGGCATTTCCCTGATTGTCACGGTGGACAATGGGGTTGCGGGAAATCAAGCCATTGCCATGGCCCAAGCGATGGGAGTCGATGTCATCGTGACGGACCACCACTCTATGCCAGAGGTTTTACCGGATGCATATGCGATCATTCATCCGGAGCATCCAGATGCGGATTATCCCTTCCATTATCTAGCAGGATGTGGTGTGGCCTTTAAGTTGGCCTGTGCCCTCCTAGAGGAAGTACCAGTCGATCTCTTAGACTTGGTAGCGATTGGGACCATTGCTGACATGGTCAGCCTGACAGATGAGAATCGGATTCTGGTCAAATATGGTCTGGGTGTTCTCCAACATACCCAGCGCATGGGCTTGCAGGAGCTCTTGGAGATCGCAGGGATTCGTCCGGAGGATGTCAATGAAGAAACGGTTGGTTTTCAGATTGCTCCTCGTCTCAATGCCCTTGGCCGCCTCGATGATCCCAATCCGGCCATTGAACTCCTGACAGGATTTGACGATGAAGAGGCACACGAGATTGCTCTCATGATTCATCAGAAGAATGAAGAACGAAAAGAGATTGTCCAAGCTATCTATGACGAAGCTAAAACCATGGTGGATCCAAGTTTGTCCGCCCAGGTCTTGGCCAAAGAAGGTTGGAATCCAGGGGTCCTTGGTATTGTAGCCGGCCGTCTATTAGAAGAGCTTCATCAGCCAGTTGTTGTTTTAAGCATCGAAGATGGGCGGGCTAAAGGAAGCGCTCGGAGTCCTGAGTCGGTCAATATCTTTGAGGCCCTCGATCCCCACCGGTCGCTCTTTGTCGCCTTTGGAGGGCATGCCGGTGCAGCAGGGATGACCTTAGATGTAGACCAACTTCCTGCCTTGTCTCAGGCTCTTACGGATTACATTGCAGAACAAGAGATTGATCTCAGCAGCAAGTCTAACTTAGCCATCGACGAGGAACTGCATCTAACAGAACTAACGCTTGAGACCTTGAAAAGCTTTGATCGCTTAAGTCCTTTTGGCATGGACAATAAAAAGCCGGTCTTTCTAGTCCGTAACTTTAAGGTAGAAGGGGCACGCTCGATGGGAGCTGGCAATACCCACTTGAAACTCAAAATTTCTCAAGAAGATGCGACCTTTGAGGTGGTGGGTTTTGGCTTGGGGATCCTAGAGGCAGAGTTTGCACAAGCGCAAGACCTAGAGTTAGCTGTGCAGTTGTCGGTCAACCAATGGAATGGTCAAACAACCCTCCAGCTCATGCTGGTTGATGCGCGTGTGGACGGCGTGCAGCTCTTTAATATCCGCTCTAAAAATGCCAGTCTCCCCGCAGGTGTTCCCGTTCTTGATTTTACTAAAGAACTGCCAGATCTATCTGGAGCACCCGCTGTTGTAGTTGGAAATATCCCTGAGGATTTAGAGCAACTACGGCAAATCTTCCAAGAGCATGATTTCCAGGCCGTTTATTTCAAAAATGAGATCGCCAAAGCCTACTATCTGACAGGATACGGTAGCAGGGACCAGTATGCCAAACTCTATAAGACCATCTACCAGTACCCAGAGTTCGATGTCCGTTACAAACTCAAAGACCTAGCGGCCTATCTTAAGATCCAGCAGATCCTCTTGGTCAAAATGATTCAGATCTTCCAAGAGTTGGGCTTTGTGACCATTGAAAATGGCATCATGAAGGTTAATAAAGAAGCAGAAAAACGCGAAATCGCGGAAAGCAGCATCTACCAAATACTTAAACAAACGGTGAAAGAGCAGGAGTTGATGGCCCTTGGAACGGTTCGCGAAATTTATGACTATCTGACAGGTCAGGAATCATGA
- a CDS encoding TipC family immunity protein, with protein sequence MKKHLKKFLWLTPFLLFGLYWLGIYLSLRNPMEEINYSENGGWMRYVMFKPFTETIGSDRIWKEDEGFQIYPYSKGIVGVDERLSVLMFRDSTDWTFRYEVDVDKDVTVGFGFIYDSKKKIFRQTGLFFSRKGTTYKGQQLLDQLAAYGKDRTWLKKQSKKVAEQYILGTWFKRGSSRYSLKNLGDMKIKYNKLIEE encoded by the coding sequence ATGAAAAAACACCTAAAAAAATTCCTCTGGCTCACTCCCTTCCTGCTTTTTGGACTTTATTGGTTGGGAATCTACCTGAGCTTGAGGAACCCTATGGAAGAAATTAACTACTCTGAAAATGGTGGATGGATGCGCTATGTGATGTTTAAGCCCTTTACAGAGACAATCGGTAGCGATCGCATCTGGAAAGAAGATGAAGGATTTCAAATTTACCCTTATTCAAAAGGAATTGTTGGCGTTGATGAGCGACTTTCGGTCTTGATGTTTCGTGATTCAACTGATTGGACTTTTCGATATGAAGTCGATGTGGATAAGGATGTTACGGTTGGTTTTGGATTTATCTATGATTCTAAGAAAAAAATCTTTAGACAGACCGGCTTATTCTTTTCTAGAAAAGGTACTACTTACAAAGGCCAGCAACTTCTTGATCAACTTGCCGCCTATGGCAAAGACCGTACTTGGTTGAAAAAGCAAAGTAAGAAGGTAGCTGAACAATACATTCTTGGCACCTGGTTCAAAAGGGGAAGCTCTCGATATTCTTTAAAAAACCTAGGTGATATGAAAATTAAGTACAATAAATTGATAGAAGAATAG